The following proteins are encoded in a genomic region of Montipora foliosa isolate CH-2021 chromosome 8, ASM3666993v2, whole genome shotgun sequence:
- the LOC137967686 gene encoding uncharacterized protein isoform X2 produces the protein MESSISQMPASSKWVKISWRNLVYCCVHLIIVTAVTLPTFFFIFHPGHPSHVSSNALTVSNLTKSEARLDSSEQRWIAENVTSVNKGGSRECNSPLIIDEESARCRPPCEWTTQSSLTRHVYYIVLIVGLWAALITTVITFITWACIKSLRKFPHVLRFHIIVCCVILANSKVLPVHLSPHKTFCRDHTFWLPEGQSSMVTVISGALTHCFGLAHAFWSLCFVANTYAVIIHHNKVVFRYPIRIHLLQSVFGWLVPVMIVACCIYFASPGYKFYFMDLMTAGLTSPEMAYFSVTLPMQVTLGVSLCLLWSIVWHLRKARLDSTKRVIRAREETVSMQRVERQFLSMAGVMLFVVGLVLSVNTVTLYNMDTFVHEAELYFDCLQSSSDCKSPSYNSVLSLINVVIPSFACVAFFFLLLMNKDCRQIWRGFFQKLKKKFKCCVRPPRKVRADTHRSRCSSTLTVLSERRASELFSFNTADPILKVSHPYLFPRQVTSLKMERPRSYSERITVSDVDVEIRVTPPQEIGSDGPRIRCNSVPAFASKEGAVEQRNSENSHPPNSPSRDSSVTGSNSSVESDVINATCLEKKAFIQDIEDFSSKL, from the exons ACTCACTGTTTCAAATTTAACAAAAAGTGAAGCAAGACTTGACTCTTCCGAGCAGAGATGGATCGCTGAAAACGTAACATCTGTTAATAAAG GTGGAAGTCGTGAATGTAACTCACCACTGATCATTGATGAAGAGAGTGCCCGATGTCGACCACCATGTGAATGGACGACACAATCGTCACTGACTCGACACGTTTACTACATCGTGTTAATTGTGGGTCTGTGGGCAGCCCTCATCACCACAGTGATTACTTTCATAACATGGGCCTGCATTAAAAGCCT TCGCAAGTTTCCTCATGTACTGCGTTTTCATATTATAGTATGCTGCGTTATACTAG CTAACTCCAAGGTGCTCCCCGTGCACTTATCACCCCACAAGACTTTTTGTCGAGATCACACGTTTTGGTTGCCCGAAGGACAGTCCTCGATGGTTACTGTGATTTCAG GTGCCTTGACGCATTGTTTTGGCCTGGCGCATGCGTTCTGGTCCTTGTGTTTTGTGGCAAACACGTATGCTGTGATTATTCATCACAATAAAGTCGTATTTAGATATCCTATCAGAATACACCTTTTGCAATCTGTATTTGGCTGGCTTGTGCCCGTGATGATTGTGGCCTGCTGTATCTACTTTGCTTCTCCTGGATACAAGTTTTACTTTATGGATCTCATGACTGCGGGATTGACTAGCCCTGAAATGGCTTATTTCAGCGTCACGCTACCGATGCAGGTCACGCTAGGGGTgtcactttgtttattgtgGTCCATTGTGTGGCATCTAAGGAAG GCCCGTTTGGACAGCACTAAACGCGTTATCCGCGCAAGAGAGGAGACGGTTTCTATGCAGCGAGTTGAGCGGCAGTTCCTGAGTATGGCAGGTGTGATGCTCTTTGTAGTGGGACTGGTTCTATCAGTCAACACGGTTACATTGTACAACATGGACACCTTTGTGCACGAAGCTGAACTTTATTTCGATTGCCTGCAG TCTTCTTCAGACTGCAAGTCGCCCAGCTATAACTCCGTGCTCTCGCTCATAAATGTCGTGATTCCAAGCTTCGCATGTGTGGCGTTTTTCTTCTTATTGCTCATGAACAAAGACTGCCGCCAGATATGGAGAGGTTTCTTCCAAAAGCTCAAAAAGAAGTTCAAATGCTGTGTACGTCCTCCGAGGAAAGTTCGCGCTGATACGCACCGCTCAAGATGTTCTTCAACTCTTACAGTTCTGTCCGAGCGCAGAGCGTCAGAGTTATTTAGTTTCAACACTGCCGATCCTATTTTGAAAGTAAGCCATCCGTATCTCTTTCCTCGTCAGGTAACAAGTTTGAAAATGGAAAGGCCTAGATCTTACAGCGAAAGAATAACTGTTTCAGATGTGGACGTTGAAATTCGTGTAACTCCACCCCAGGAGATTGGCTCGGACGGGCCTCGAATTAGATGCAATTCTGTTCCCGCATTTGCATCTAAAGAAGGCGCGGTTGAACAAAGGAACTCAGAAAACTCTCATCCTCCGAATTCCCCTTCACGTGACTCGAGTGTCACGGGAAGCAATAGTAGCGTGGAATCAGATGTGATCAACGCGACTTGTCTTGAGAAAAAGGCTTTCATCCAGGACATTGaagatttttcttcaaaattataG